The Streptomyces laurentii region GAAGCCGCCGTGGGCAGTGCCGCTCTCGCCAGTCCGGTGGGCGCACTCCAGGCGAGTCGCGTCACCGACCACCTCCACTTCGGGCAGGACCCGGCCAGCGCGGGCTTCGGAGCCCAGCGTTTCAAGGTCGACGACGGACCCAGAATGATCGCGGAACTGGGGTTTTTCGACGCGCATTCCCAGTACTTCACACCGAGCCTCGACCAGGAGTCCGCGGACAACATCGCTCTCGTCGTCGGAGGACAGCCGGAAAGAATCAGCAGGGAGGCCTACCGATGAGATGGACCGGACGCGCGGCGCGCATGGCGTCGTCGATCGTCCTGGCGGGGGCAGTCCTTGCCGGATGTACAGGTGGAGGCGCCGGAAACGATGCGCGAGGTGCGGTGACGGACATGAACATGCAGGAAGCGGCGGAGCACGCGGACGCGATGATGGACGCCACCTTCAAGGCGATCGTCCCCGGTGTCCAATGGGCCCACGACACGACGACCACCCACCGGTGCGATGTCGTCCGGCGCCGGGCGGTGACCACCATCGTCTCCGAGCAGCGGCGAGGCAGCTTCCTCGGCGTGGTGCAGCGGCATTGGGAGAAGAGCGGCTACACGATCAAGAGCGTCCGGCCCGACCGGGAGATGCCCGCCCTCTACGCGGTCTCCCCGGAGGGATTCCAGATCCGCGTGCTCATCGGATACAAGGGACAGGCCTTCTTTCAGGTCGACACCCCGTGTGTGGAGCCCTCCGACGTCACCGAGCCCGCCTCCGAGCCCAACGGCCCCGCCTACCCCCTCGGCAAGATCCCCGCCCCCAACGTCCACTCCGACTTCTGGTCCGCCACCACCGCCGTTCCCGCCGCGTCCGTCCCCGCGCCCGCTTCGCCCGAAGTCTGATCATCCGATCCGCCCTCGGTGAGAGCATGTGGTCATGGCTACACATGTGATCACCGGAGCCGGCTCGGGCATCGGGGCCGCCGTCGCGCGGCGGCTGCACGCGCGCGGGGACGAACTCGTGCTGCACGCGCGCGACGCGGGCCGGGCGAAGGAGCTGGCGGCGGAGTTTCCCGGAGCCCGGACGCTCGTCGGGGACCTGGCGGACCCGGACCGGCTGTCGTGGGCGTTCTCGCACCAGAAGCTGCCCGAGCGCGTCGACACGCTGCTGCACGTCGCGGGTGTCGTCGACCTCGGGCAGATCGGTGAGCTGACGCCCAAGGCCTGGCACCACCAGCTGAACGTGAACCTGATCGCCCCCGCCGAGCTGACCCGGCACTTCCTGCCCCAGCTGCGGGTCAGCAAGGGCCACGTGCTCTTCGTCAATTCGGGTGCCGGCCTCAACGCGCACGCCGAGTGGGGCGCGTACGCCGCGTCCAAGCACGGGCTGAAGGCGCTCGCCGACTCCCTGCGGCACGAGGAGCACGGCAACGGGGTGCGGGTCACGTCCGTGTACCCGGGCCGGACCGCGAGCCCCATGCAGGCGAAGGTGCACCAGCAGGAGGGCAAGGACTACGACCCCCAGCGCTGGATCGACCCTGAGTCCGTGGCCACCACGATCGTCATGGCCATCGACCTGCCGCGTGACGCCGAGGTCAATGACCTGACCGTACGACCGGGGCGCTGACCTCGCGCGCGTGAAGCGCGCGCACCGCTGGCGGCCCGCACGGCCGCCCACGGACGGGCTCCGGGCGCGGGGACCCGCTTCCCGCGCCCTCACCCCGCCCGTCCCTTCCCGCTTCACCCCTTCACGCCCGGGCCCCCTTCACCCCGCCGCTAGAGCCGCCCTCGAGGCCCCGCCACGTACCCTTCCGGGGTGAGCGAGAACACCAGCCAGACCACCACCGGGGCGACCGGTACGACAGAGCCCGCCCCCTTCCCCTGGGCCCCCGCCACCGGCGTCGGGTCCCTGCCCGGCGGGGACGCGCGCGAGGCGGCCAAGACCGTGACCGGGTCCTTCGAGGACTTCCCGTTCCTCGCCGAGCTGCCCGGGCGCGGGCCCGGGGCCGACATGATCGGGCGGACCGCGGGGATGCTGGTCGAGCTGTACGCGCGCGTGGAGCCCAGCGGCTGGCGGATCGGCGACCGGCCCGGGCGTGACACCCGGCGCGCCCAC contains the following coding sequences:
- a CDS encoding hypothetical protein (identified by MetaGeneAnnotator; putative;~predicted protein [Streptomyces ghanaensis ATCC14672]), with amino-acid sequence MTDMNMQEAAEHADAMMDATFKAIVPGVQWAHDTTTTHRCDVVRRRAVTTIVSEQRRGSFLGVVQRHWEKSGYTIKSVRPDREMPALYAVSPEGFQIRVLIGYKGQAFFQVDTPCVEPSDVTEPASEPNGPAYPLGKIPAPNVHSDFWSATTAVPAASVPAPASPEV
- a CDS encoding short chain dehydrogenase (COG1028 Dehydrogenases with different specificities (related to short-chain alcohol dehydrogenases);~NAD(P) binding site [chemical binding];~classical (c) SDRs; cd05233;~identified by MetaGeneAnnotator; putative;~short chain dehydrogenase [Streptomyces collinus Tu365];~short chain dehydrogenase; Provisional), with protein sequence MATHVITGAGSGIGAAVARRLHARGDELVLHARDAGRAKELAAEFPGARTLVGDLADPDRLSWAFSHQKLPERVDTLLHVAGVVDLGQIGELTPKAWHHQLNVNLIAPAELTRHFLPQLRVSKGHVLFVNSGAGLNAHAEWGAYAASKHGLKALADSLRHEEHGNGVRVTSVYPGRTASPMQAKVHQQEGKDYDPQRWIDPESVATTIVMAIDLPRDAEVNDLTVRPGR